TTTATCGACAGTTCACTTAGCTTGGAGCAGTATTTTTATGAATGTGCAGCGGCGGGCTTTAACTTTACAGGAACCGATTTAACGCAGTTATTTCGTAAACTCAGACCATTAGGGATTCAAGCTGAAAAAGAGATGTTTTTAGCTACAAAAAATATTAATACACATAAAGGTGCTATTTTTTCAGTAGGCATTGCAGTGGCAGCGGTCGGCTATCTTGAGCAAACAAACAAAGCCTTAGATGCATTTCTGATCAGGACTACGATTCGGGATATGTTAGTTGATTTGATTTCAACAGATTTCAATAATTTAACCGATAAAGCTGAAAATGAGTTGACCGCTGGTGAACGCCACTTTTTAAAGTATGGTAAGTCAGGTATCCGTGGAGAAGCACAGGCTGGCTTTCCGGTGGTCTTTGAGCACGCTTTGCCTTTTTTTAAAGCAAGCTCAGGTCCAATTAATGAGCGTTTACTAGATACATTGATGATTATTGCCAGAAATTCTGAGGACTCTAATCTAATCAAGCGAGCAGGAAATTTAGCCATTTTAGATTGGTTACATGAGCAGATTGATTGCTTTTTTGACTTAGGCGGAAGCCAAACTAGTGCTGGTAAGGCGTTTCTTAGACAATTAGATGTCATTTTTTCGGAAAAGCAGCTCAGTCTGGGCGGCTCAGCTGATTTGCTAATTTTGACCGTTTTCTTGTCACTAACGCTAAGCACTGCTAACCAATAAAATGTACTTACGCGTACAGCAGTTCTAGATAATAAATTTATCGATCAGTAGGAGGTGTTTCAACATCGAATTCCTATCTAAATTATTTTCAATCATTGTGTTGAACTTAATATTAAGTGGTGATAACGCAGTTGTTATTGCGTTAGCAACTAGAAAATTAGGGTCTAATAAACGTAATCAGGCTATTATTATTGGAACAGCAGGCGCAGTTATTTTACGGATAATTTTAATGTTGGTTGCTATTCAGTTATTAGCCATTCCTTTGGTCAAAGTGGTAGGCAGCGTATTGCTATTTTATATTGCTTATGATTTAGTGAAACCTAATTCTGATACAGAAATCGATAAGGTTAAAAGTGGGAATACATACGCGTGGTGCTAGTTCGTCATAAAATCAAAAAAGCCTAAATTGTATACCAATATCGTCAATTCAATCTTTAATTGAAAACCAAAT
This is a stretch of genomic DNA from Loigolactobacillus coryniformis subsp. coryniformis KCTC 3167 = DSM 20001. It encodes these proteins:
- a CDS encoding TerC family protein produces the protein MLNLILSGDNAVVIALATRKLGSNKRNQAIIIGTAGAVILRIILMLVAIQLLAIPLVKVVGSVLLFYIAYDLVKPNSDTEIDKVKSGNTYAWC
- the citG gene encoding triphosphoribosyl-dephospho-CoA synthase CitG → MTNEVRAKKNVHNALKSLLYEVSVTPKPGLVDPSSHGAHPDMTVFTFIDSSLSLEQYFYECAAAGFNFTGTDLTQLFRKLRPLGIQAEKEMFLATKNINTHKGAIFSVGIAVAAVGYLEQTNKALDAFLIRTTIRDMLVDLISTDFNNLTDKAENELTAGERHFLKYGKSGIRGEAQAGFPVVFEHALPFFKASSGPINERLLDTLMIIARNSEDSNLIKRAGNLAILDWLHEQIDCFFDLGGSQTSAGKAFLRQLDVIFSEKQLSLGGSADLLILTVFLSLTLSTANQ